In one window of Lewinella sp. 4G2 DNA:
- a CDS encoding SDR family oxidoreductase: protein MVNVGLVTGASSGIGRALAHEHASRKRDVIIVARREAELKELAAELTKQYGVATMVIAKDLTAENACQEVFDAVKAAGIEVEYLFNNAGFGGHGKFHERALKADLGMIDLNVKAVVKLTHLFLNEMVRHGRGKILNTSSTAGYMPGPLQATYFATKAFVNSFTWAVAKEVEGTGVMLTTLNPGAVRTEFADTADMSDTDLFKDAKTPEYTAKAGYKGMEAGKLEVITEVGLKFMIKGGLPLLPKSVQLSMIEKMQAKA from the coding sequence ATGGTCAACGTAGGACTAGTTACCGGTGCCTCCTCTGGCATTGGCCGCGCCCTGGCGCACGAACACGCTTCCCGCAAACGGGACGTCATCATCGTCGCCCGGCGGGAGGCGGAACTGAAAGAATTGGCCGCCGAGCTCACCAAGCAGTACGGCGTGGCCACGATGGTCATCGCCAAAGATCTTACCGCGGAAAATGCTTGTCAGGAGGTGTTTGACGCCGTCAAGGCAGCCGGGATCGAGGTGGAATACCTCTTCAACAACGCAGGGTTTGGCGGCCACGGAAAGTTCCACGAACGAGCGCTCAAAGCCGACCTGGGAATGATCGACCTGAACGTCAAGGCCGTCGTCAAACTCACCCATCTATTTCTCAACGAGATGGTGCGGCACGGGCGGGGCAAGATCCTCAACACGAGCAGCACGGCCGGTTACATGCCGGGGCCGCTGCAGGCCACCTACTTCGCGACCAAGGCTTTCGTAAATTCCTTTACCTGGGCGGTTGCTAAGGAGGTGGAGGGCACGGGCGTTATGCTGACCACCCTCAACCCGGGGGCCGTCCGCACCGAGTTTGCCGATACGGCGGATATGTCCGATACCGATCTGTTCAAGGACGCCAAGACGCCGGAGTACACCGCAAAAGCCGGCTACAAGGGCATGGAGGCCGGTAAACTGGAGGTCATTACCGAAGTAGGTCTCAAATTCATGATCAAGGGCGGCTTGCCCCTCCTGCCGAAGAGCGTTCAACTGTCTATGATTGAGAAGATGCAGGCGAAGGCTTAA
- a CDS encoding M1 family metallopeptidase has product MNRIYLWLCLLCLSAGVTAQTEDINKNPFRQLYNELPTPNVYRNAAGAPGHEYWQQQADYEMDIHLDDEAQRIYGTSNIKYHNNSPDALDYLWVQLDQNVRSLDSDTYKIGTNSVNERMTLSSLSRLEPTFDGGFKIDYVQDGSGKPMRYVIQKTMMRIDLPSMLKPGESVDLKLKWWYNINDRMKDGGGRSGSEYFEEDDNYLYTIAQFYPRMALYTDNEGWQNKQFLGRGEFTLTFGDYDVKITVPADHLVASTGTLQNPNDVLTRKQRSALDKARKEFVQPVIIASQEEAIEREKTKVKKEKTWHYKAENVRDFAFSSSRKFIWDAMAVKQSDGSTVMAMSMYPKEGNPLWERFSTKAVAHTLKWYSHYTFDYPYPVAWSINAANIGMEYPMICFNFGRVEEDGTYSQRTKYGMIGVIIHEVGHNYFPMIVNSDERQWTWMDEGLNTFLQYLTEQQWERDYPSRRGPADKIVDYMKGDKQYISPIMTNSESIWQFGNNAYGKPATALNILRETVMGREQFDYAFKKYANRWKFKHPAPADLFRTMEDASAIDLDWFWRGWFFTTDHTDIALTDVQPFRANTKNPMVENNLTREQRKAAGENISSIRNREEIEQTYDEQDPSLRDFYTDYDPLNANYLDKKEYEEYYAGLSDEEKAVLDANKYYYELTFENKGGLVMPIILEFTFADGTTEVQRIPAEIWKMDYKKVSKVFPFTKEVTKINLDPFLETADTDRSNNYYPSQTETNRFDLYQGRRRGGGENPMQRDRRAKEAEGAGR; this is encoded by the coding sequence GTGAACAGAATTTACCTGTGGCTCTGCTTGCTCTGCCTTTCGGCCGGAGTGACCGCCCAAACGGAAGACATCAACAAAAACCCCTTCCGCCAACTCTACAATGAGTTGCCCACCCCAAACGTCTACCGTAACGCGGCCGGCGCCCCCGGCCACGAATACTGGCAGCAACAGGCGGATTACGAAATGGATATCCACCTTGACGACGAAGCGCAGCGAATCTACGGAACCTCCAACATCAAGTACCATAATAACTCGCCGGATGCCCTGGATTACCTCTGGGTACAACTCGACCAGAACGTGCGCTCACTCGACAGTGACACGTACAAGATCGGTACGAATTCCGTCAACGAACGGATGACCCTCAGCAGTCTTTCCCGCCTCGAACCTACGTTTGACGGTGGCTTTAAGATCGACTACGTGCAGGACGGAAGCGGCAAGCCAATGCGCTACGTTATCCAAAAAACAATGATGCGGATCGATCTGCCAAGCATGCTGAAGCCGGGTGAATCGGTAGATCTGAAGCTGAAGTGGTGGTACAACATCAACGACCGTATGAAGGACGGCGGCGGCCGATCCGGCTCGGAGTACTTCGAGGAGGATGATAACTACCTCTACACCATCGCCCAGTTCTACCCACGCATGGCTCTCTACACGGACAATGAAGGCTGGCAGAACAAGCAGTTCCTCGGCCGTGGTGAATTCACCCTGACCTTTGGTGACTACGACGTGAAGATTACCGTTCCGGCGGACCACCTCGTGGCCTCGACCGGTACCCTCCAGAACCCTAATGACGTACTGACCCGCAAGCAGCGGAGTGCGCTTGATAAGGCCCGTAAGGAGTTCGTACAGCCCGTGATCATCGCCTCGCAGGAAGAAGCCATTGAGCGGGAAAAGACCAAGGTGAAGAAGGAAAAGACCTGGCACTACAAGGCCGAAAACGTGCGTGACTTCGCCTTCTCCAGTTCCCGTAAGTTCATCTGGGATGCGATGGCCGTCAAGCAATCCGATGGTAGCACCGTGATGGCGATGTCGATGTACCCCAAGGAAGGTAACCCGCTGTGGGAGCGATTCAGTACCAAGGCCGTTGCGCACACCCTGAAGTGGTACAGCCACTATACGTTTGATTACCCCTACCCCGTCGCGTGGTCCATCAATGCCGCCAACATTGGTATGGAGTACCCGATGATCTGTTTCAACTTTGGCCGGGTAGAAGAAGACGGCACCTATAGCCAACGGACGAAGTACGGTATGATCGGCGTAATTATTCATGAGGTCGGCCACAATTACTTCCCAATGATCGTTAACTCCGACGAGCGGCAGTGGACGTGGATGGACGAAGGCCTGAATACCTTCCTGCAGTACCTCACCGAGCAGCAGTGGGAGCGCGACTACCCCAGCCGTCGCGGGCCCGCCGATAAGATCGTCGACTACATGAAGGGTGATAAGCAGTATATCTCCCCCATCATGACGAATTCGGAATCCATCTGGCAATTCGGTAATAACGCTTACGGCAAACCGGCGACGGCACTGAATATCCTCCGCGAAACGGTGATGGGCCGCGAGCAATTCGACTACGCTTTCAAGAAGTACGCCAACCGGTGGAAATTCAAACACCCCGCCCCCGCGGATCTCTTCCGTACCATGGAAGATGCTTCGGCCATCGACCTGGATTGGTTCTGGCGCGGCTGGTTCTTTACGACGGACCACACCGACATCGCGCTGACCGACGTCCAACCCTTCCGGGCCAATACCAAGAACCCAATGGTAGAGAATAACCTGACCCGTGAACAGCGGAAGGCAGCGGGAGAAAACATCAGCTCCATTCGCAACCGCGAAGAGATTGAACAGACCTACGATGAGCAAGATCCCAGTCTTCGCGATTTCTATACGGACTACGACCCCCTCAACGCCAATTACCTTGATAAGAAGGAGTACGAGGAGTACTACGCCGGGTTAAGCGATGAAGAGAAAGCCGTACTTGATGCCAACAAGTACTACTATGAGCTCACCTTCGAAAACAAGGGTGGATTGGTCATGCCAATCATCCTGGAATTCACCTTTGCCGACGGTACCACCGAAGTGCAGCGCATCCCCGCCGAGATCTGGAAGATGGATTACAAGAAGGTGAGCAAAGTATTCCCGTTCACTAAAGAGGTAACCAAAATCAACTTGGACCCCTTCCTGGAAACGGCGGATACGGATCGGAGTAACAACTACTACCCTTCCCAAACGGAAACAAATCGTTTTGACCTTTACCAGGGCCGCCGTCGTGGTGGTGGAGAAAACCCAATGCAACGCGACCGCCGCGCCAAGGAGGCTGAAGGGGCTGGCCGTTAG
- a CDS encoding rhodanese-like domain-containing protein: MRIVLTLSALLVLFVATTACGQQAVPERLLTRHAPLDDKLSRLLSVDAYTISAEEAVDLRDALFLDAREKEEYQVSHLPGALHLGYDRVKYDLLESYGKDTPIVVYCTVGYRSEKIAEKLRKRGYSSVHNLYGSLYAWKLAGLPLVDDQGSMTDRIHTYNEKWGRLIPDDLGEKVH; encoded by the coding sequence ATGCGCATCGTCCTGACCCTAAGTGCTCTCCTCGTCCTTTTCGTAGCTACTACGGCTTGCGGCCAACAAGCGGTGCCCGAGCGCCTGCTGACCCGCCACGCTCCACTTGATGATAAACTGAGCCGGCTACTATCAGTGGATGCTTACACCATCAGCGCAGAGGAGGCCGTCGATCTACGTGATGCCCTCTTTTTAGATGCCAGAGAAAAGGAAGAGTACCAAGTCAGCCACCTTCCCGGTGCGCTTCACCTGGGTTACGACCGGGTGAAGTACGATCTACTGGAATCTTACGGTAAGGACACTCCTATCGTAGTCTACTGTACCGTCGGTTACCGCAGCGAAAAGATCGCCGAAAAGCTTCGGAAGCGAGGTTATAGTAGCGTACATAACCTTTATGGAAGTCTGTACGCCTGGAAACTGGCCGGACTCCCCTTGGTGGACGACCAGGGTTCCATGACGGACCGTATTCACACCTACAACGAGAAGTGGGGCCGGCTAATTCCCGATGATTTAGGTGAAAAGGTGCACTAG
- a CDS encoding pyridoxal phosphate-dependent aminotransferase family protein, with the protein MKDLFDKFDHKGPLGQYQDVAHGYFSFPKLEGELGPRMTFRGKECIIWSINSYLGITNHPEVRKADAEAAADYGMAYPMGARIMSGETDAHLQLEKELAEFTQKEDALLLNFGYQGIMSIVDACLSRHDVVVYDRDDHACIMDGIRMHQGPKYAFKHNDIDHFLVRMEQAKKEAEKRNSGILVITEGVFGMRGEQGILKEICEYKEKYGFRLLVDDAHGFGTMGATGAGAGEEQGVQDQIDVYFSTFAKAMSGFGAFVSADKSIIDFFRYNLRSQVFAKSLCMPMVKGALTRLRLLREHPELREDLWRNVNMLQKGLRDAGFDIGNTGACVTPVFMKGTPYEAGALIYDMRENYGIFCSIVLPPVIPKGQLILRLIPTAEHTVEDIETTLAAFREVRTKLEDGTYAKMAEMLAQGVVEGVIQ; encoded by the coding sequence ATGAAGGATCTATTCGACAAATTTGACCACAAAGGCCCCCTCGGCCAGTACCAGGATGTTGCCCACGGCTACTTCTCTTTCCCCAAGCTGGAAGGTGAACTCGGCCCCCGCATGACCTTCCGCGGTAAGGAATGCATCATTTGGAGTATCAACTCTTACCTCGGGATCACCAACCACCCGGAAGTACGCAAAGCTGACGCTGAGGCTGCCGCTGACTACGGAATGGCCTACCCCATGGGCGCTCGCATCATGAGCGGGGAAACCGACGCTCACCTCCAGCTGGAGAAAGAGCTTGCTGAATTTACCCAGAAGGAAGACGCTCTCCTCCTCAACTTCGGTTACCAGGGTATCATGTCCATCGTAGATGCCTGTTTGAGCCGCCACGACGTCGTTGTTTACGACCGTGACGACCACGCCTGTATTATGGACGGAATCCGGATGCACCAGGGCCCCAAGTACGCCTTCAAGCACAACGATATTGACCACTTCCTCGTCCGCATGGAACAAGCCAAGAAGGAAGCGGAAAAGCGGAATTCTGGCATCCTCGTCATCACCGAAGGTGTCTTCGGTATGCGCGGTGAGCAGGGTATCCTCAAAGAGATCTGCGAATACAAAGAAAAATACGGTTTCCGCCTGCTGGTGGACGATGCCCACGGCTTCGGAACCATGGGTGCCACCGGTGCCGGCGCCGGCGAAGAGCAGGGCGTTCAGGATCAGATCGACGTCTACTTCTCGACCTTCGCCAAAGCGATGTCCGGATTCGGCGCCTTCGTATCCGCTGATAAGAGCATCATCGACTTCTTCCGCTACAATCTGCGTAGCCAGGTATTCGCCAAGAGCCTCTGTATGCCCATGGTGAAGGGTGCCCTGACGCGCCTCCGCCTCCTCCGCGAACACCCTGAACTGCGGGAAGACCTGTGGCGCAACGTGAATATGCTCCAGAAGGGTCTCCGCGATGCCGGGTTCGACATCGGTAACACCGGTGCCTGCGTAACGCCCGTCTTCATGAAGGGTACCCCCTACGAAGCCGGAGCGCTGATCTACGATATGCGCGAGAACTACGGTATCTTCTGTTCCATCGTGCTGCCTCCCGTCATCCCCAAGGGCCAGTTGATCCTCCGCCTCATCCCTACCGCCGAACACACCGTCGAGGATATCGAGACCACGCTCGCTGCCTTCCGCGAAGTACGCACGAAGCTGGAAGATGGCACCTACGCGAAGATGGCTGAGATGCTTGCACAGGGTGTTGTGGAAGGAGTTATTCAGTAG
- a CDS encoding SLC13 family permease, with amino-acid sequence MLVALGAVILFVTEWLTVDLIAMLIIVTLVATGVVSPTEGLDGFSNGATLTVAFMFVLSAALLKTGALQLVAGGMAERFRTRPRYATLLLMLLVAVISAFINNTPVVAVFIPIVGRIAASAKINPAKLLIPLSYASILGGMCTLIGTSTNILVSGIAESNGLPGFSVFTLAPIGIALLVVGVIYLTYFGQRLLPDREAEESLAEQFALHDYLAEIVILDNQTLAGVRIMDSPIVREMDMDIIEIRRDNDRFTLPPGDFRLLAGDTLKVRCDREKIKNLKDWVKLVDHSGSVQVMGTGLERDNSSLVEMVVTPNSEFVGKTLRQVDFRRSYRAVPLAIRHREETLNEQLYELPLLAGDVILAEVKSHYLTELQKIEQRQDSPFILLSSDALGDFNRNRFYFVLATIIGLVTLATTGILPISIAALMGVCMLVLGRTLSMQEAYEAIDWRIVFLLAGALSLGKAMSNSGLDEDIAGILTGTVAGWGPFALIAALYLTTNLLTELMSNNATAALLAPVAIAAAAQLGIDPQPLLVTVAIAASASFMTPVGYQTNAMVYGAGRYKFLDFTRVGTPLNLICWGLTSLLVPLLFGL; translated from the coding sequence TTGCTCGTTGCCCTGGGCGCCGTGATCCTGTTCGTCACCGAATGGCTGACGGTGGACCTCATCGCGATGCTCATCATCGTCACTTTAGTAGCGACCGGGGTAGTATCGCCCACCGAGGGGCTGGACGGGTTCAGTAACGGCGCGACGCTGACGGTTGCCTTCATGTTCGTGCTCTCCGCGGCGCTGTTAAAAACCGGTGCCCTACAACTGGTGGCCGGCGGAATGGCGGAGCGGTTCCGAACGCGCCCGCGCTACGCCACCCTGCTGCTGATGTTGCTGGTGGCAGTGATCTCCGCCTTCATCAATAATACTCCGGTGGTGGCCGTATTCATCCCGATCGTGGGTAGAATTGCGGCTTCGGCGAAGATCAACCCCGCAAAATTGCTGATTCCCCTCTCCTACGCGAGTATCCTCGGAGGAATGTGTACGCTGATCGGTACCTCGACCAATATCCTGGTCAGTGGCATTGCGGAGAGTAATGGGTTACCGGGATTCTCCGTGTTCACCCTGGCGCCGATTGGAATCGCGCTACTCGTCGTAGGGGTGATCTACTTGACTTATTTCGGGCAACGTTTGCTCCCGGACAGGGAGGCCGAGGAAAGCCTCGCCGAGCAATTTGCGCTCCACGACTACCTGGCCGAGATTGTTATTCTGGATAACCAAACCCTGGCGGGCGTACGGATCATGGATAGCCCCATCGTGCGGGAAATGGACATGGACATCATCGAGATCCGCCGCGATAACGACCGTTTCACCCTGCCACCCGGGGATTTTCGGTTGTTAGCCGGTGATACCCTAAAGGTGCGTTGCGACCGGGAAAAGATCAAGAACCTGAAAGACTGGGTCAAATTGGTGGACCATTCCGGCAGCGTTCAGGTAATGGGCACCGGCCTGGAACGGGATAACTCCAGCCTCGTGGAGATGGTGGTAACGCCCAACTCAGAGTTTGTGGGTAAAACCCTCCGGCAGGTGGATTTCCGGCGGAGTTACCGGGCCGTCCCGCTGGCCATCCGCCATCGGGAAGAGACGCTGAACGAGCAGTTGTACGAACTCCCCCTGCTGGCGGGTGACGTCATCCTGGCCGAAGTGAAGAGCCACTACCTCACCGAACTGCAGAAGATCGAGCAGCGGCAGGATAGCCCGTTCATTCTCCTCTCCAGCGATGCGTTGGGTGACTTTAACCGCAACCGCTTCTACTTCGTCCTGGCTACCATTATTGGCCTGGTGACGCTGGCCACGACGGGTATTCTGCCCATCAGCATCGCGGCGCTGATGGGTGTCTGCATGCTCGTGCTAGGCCGCACCTTAAGCATGCAGGAAGCTTACGAAGCGATTGATTGGAGGATCGTTTTCTTACTGGCCGGCGCCCTCAGCCTGGGGAAGGCAATGAGTAATAGTGGCCTCGATGAAGACATTGCCGGTATTCTCACTGGTACGGTAGCCGGTTGGGGGCCATTCGCGTTAATCGCCGCCCTATACCTGACAACTAACTTGCTGACGGAACTCATGAGTAACAACGCAACGGCAGCCCTGCTGGCACCCGTCGCCATTGCCGCCGCCGCCCAGTTGGGGATTGATCCGCAACCCTTACTGGTTACAGTAGCCATCGCCGCCAGCGCCAGTTTCATGACGCCGGTGGGGTACCAGACCAACGCCATGGTGTACGGTGCCGGCCGCTACAAATTTCTGGACTTTACCCGGGTGGGTACCCCCCTCAACCTGATCTGTTGGGGTCTGACATCGTTATTAGTCCCTCTCTTATTCGGTTTATAG
- a CDS encoding DUF58 domain-containing protein — protein METSELLKRVRRIEIKTKGLSRQIFAGEYQSAFKGRGMSFSEVRGYQYGDDVRNIDWNVTARSGDPYVKVFEEERELTVMLLVDISKSSFFGTTKQMKNDLITEICAVLAFSATNNNDKVGLLLFSDRVEKFLPPKKGRGHILRIIRELIDTRPTGTGTDISKALTFFTNMVKKRSICFLVSDFLADGYERSLRLAARRHDVIGMHLYDPREKELPDVGLIHARDAESGQMQWVDTGSRKVRRKYQEWYDRHQTYYQDAFKKSGADSLSLETTEDYTRGLLKFFKSR, from the coding sequence ATGGAAACCAGCGAATTACTTAAGCGCGTCCGGCGGATCGAGATCAAGACTAAAGGCCTCAGCCGGCAGATCTTTGCGGGGGAGTACCAGAGTGCCTTCAAAGGCCGGGGGATGTCCTTCAGCGAAGTCCGCGGCTACCAGTACGGCGACGACGTGCGGAACATCGACTGGAACGTTACGGCGCGCTCGGGCGACCCCTACGTCAAAGTATTCGAGGAAGAACGGGAACTGACCGTTATGTTGCTGGTGGATATCAGTAAATCCAGCTTCTTCGGTACCACGAAGCAGATGAAGAATGATCTCATCACCGAGATCTGCGCCGTACTGGCCTTTAGCGCGACGAATAATAACGATAAGGTAGGTTTGCTACTCTTCAGCGATAGAGTAGAGAAGTTCTTGCCTCCCAAAAAGGGTAGGGGACACATCCTACGCATCATCCGTGAACTCATCGATACGCGCCCTACGGGGACGGGAACGGACATCAGCAAAGCCCTCACCTTCTTTACCAACATGGTGAAGAAACGCAGTATTTGCTTCCTCGTGTCTGACTTCCTGGCTGACGGCTACGAACGTTCCCTCCGGCTGGCCGCCCGCCGCCACGACGTCATTGGGATGCACCTCTACGACCCCCGTGAAAAGGAATTGCCCGACGTAGGATTGATCCACGCGCGGGACGCCGAATCCGGGCAAATGCAGTGGGTAGATACCGGTAGCCGCAAAGTGAGGCGCAAATACCAGGAATGGTACGACCGGCACCAGACGTATTACCAGGATGCGTTTAAGAAATCCGGTGCGGATAGCCTCAGTCTGGAAACGACGGAAGATTATACGCGGGGGCTACTGAAGTTCTTTAAGAGCAGATGA
- a CDS encoding diphosphomevalonate/mevalonate 3,5-bisphosphate decarboxylase family protein: MTYDRPDLTIISSDVQPGSLRWRSPSNIALVKYWGKYGDQLPRNASVSFTLDGAATDTTLHYNVRKDHGQGVDVQLSLDGKLNEGFSTRTAKFFERLLPIYPFLKQLSFRIETNNSFPHSAGIASSASGMSALALCLVSLEEKLFEPFKDRAAFFHKASYLARLGSGSACRSVYGGAAVWGKVDGVPTSSEEYAVAVTEKLHPVFQTYHDDILLISKSEKSVSSRAGHGLMEGNPYAPARYAQANQRTNEMVEVLKRGDVERFGEILESEALTLHALMMSSQPPYVLIRPNTLAVIERLQEFRSSTGIPLYFTLDAGPNLHLLYPNVDAASVKRFIREQLLYFCEDQMYLADRVGKGPEQLEVSVSD; this comes from the coding sequence ATGACCTACGACCGCCCCGACCTAACCATTATTTCCAGCGACGTACAGCCGGGTTCGCTGCGTTGGCGGAGCCCTTCGAACATTGCGTTGGTGAAGTACTGGGGGAAATACGGTGATCAATTGCCCCGCAACGCTTCCGTCAGCTTTACGCTGGATGGTGCGGCTACGGACACCACGCTGCACTACAACGTGAGAAAGGACCACGGTCAGGGGGTGGACGTCCAGCTATCCCTGGACGGTAAACTAAACGAAGGATTCAGCACGCGCACGGCAAAATTTTTCGAACGGCTTTTACCCATCTATCCCTTTTTGAAGCAATTAAGCTTCCGGATTGAAACCAATAATAGTTTCCCTCACTCCGCCGGTATCGCCAGCTCGGCGTCGGGGATGAGTGCCCTGGCCCTCTGCCTCGTCAGTTTGGAAGAAAAATTATTTGAGCCATTTAAGGACCGCGCCGCCTTCTTTCATAAGGCGAGTTACCTGGCCCGTTTGGGTTCGGGTAGTGCTTGCCGGTCCGTTTACGGTGGCGCAGCCGTTTGGGGTAAAGTCGATGGCGTCCCCACCAGCAGCGAAGAGTACGCCGTCGCGGTTACGGAAAAACTGCACCCAGTATTTCAGACTTACCACGACGATATTCTGCTGATCTCCAAATCAGAAAAGTCTGTCAGCAGTCGGGCCGGGCACGGTTTGATGGAGGGTAACCCTTACGCGCCCGCCCGGTACGCTCAAGCCAACCAGCGGACGAACGAGATGGTGGAGGTACTCAAAAGGGGAGACGTTGAGCGCTTCGGAGAGATCTTGGAGAGCGAGGCCCTTACTCTTCACGCACTGATGATGAGTAGCCAACCACCCTATGTTTTGATTCGGCCAAATACCCTGGCAGTGATTGAACGCTTGCAGGAATTTCGTTCATCAACCGGTATCCCACTCTACTTCACTTTGGATGCTGGCCCTAACCTCCACTTACTTTATCCAAATGTGGATGCCGCAAGTGTAAAACGCTTCATCCGGGAGCAGTTGCTGTATTTCTGCGAGGACCAAATGTACCTGGCCGATCGGGTAGGTAAGGGACCGGAGCAACTTGAAGTAAGTGTAAGTGATTGA